A stretch of Henckelia pumila isolate YLH828 chromosome 4, ASM3356847v2, whole genome shotgun sequence DNA encodes these proteins:
- the LOC140859916 gene encoding serine/threonine-protein phosphatase PP1 isozyme 3-like isoform X2 → MDSAALDDIINRLLEVKGKPGKQVQLSESEIKQLCLQSKEIFLKQPNLLDLEAPIKICGDIHGQYSDLLRLFEYGGLPPKSNYLFLGDYVDRGKQSLETICLLLAYKIKYPENFFLLRGNHECASVNRIYGFYDECKRRFNVRLWKIFTDCFNCLPVAALIDEKILCMHGGLSPDLQDLEQVRNLHRPTDVPETGLLCDLLWSDPSKEVRGWGMNDRGVSYTFGMDRVTEFLQKHDLDLVCRAHQVVEDGYEFFADRQLVTIFSAPNYCGEFDNAGAMMSVDETLMCSFQILKPAEKKPKFGFGSTTTTKPATPQPKMKESISPLFRPKQQY, encoded by the exons ATGGATTCAGCGGCACTTGATGACATAATCAACCGTTTGCTGGAGGTGAAAGGGAAGCCTGGGAAGCAGGTTCAGCTTTCCGAGTCAGAGATCAAGCAGCTTTGTTTGCAGTCCAAAGAGATTTTCTTGAAACAGCCTAATCTCCTCGACCTCGAGGCACCCATTAAGATCTGCG GGGATATTCATGGTCAATATTCTGATCTTCTCAGACTGTTCGAATATGGGGGGTTGCCGCCGAAGTCTAATTACTTATTCTTGGGGGATTATGTAGATCGTGGAAAGCAAAGTTTAGAAACAATTTGCCTTCTACTCgcctataaaataaaatatcctgAAAATTTCTTCTTGCTAAGGGGCAACCATGAATGTGCATCGGTGAATCGTATATATGGATTTTATGACGAGTGCAAAAGAAGATTTAACGTACGACTGTGGAAAATATTTACGGATTGTTTTAACTGTCTACCTGTTGCGGCTCTAATAGATGAAAAGATATTGTGCATGCATGGAGGACTTTCTCCTGATCTGCAAGATTTGGAGCAAGTTAGAAATCTACATCGTCCTACTGATGTTCCTGAAACTGGTTTATTATGCGATCTTCTTTGGTCTGATCCGAGTAAAGAAGTCCGGGGATGGGGTATGAATGATAGGGGAGTGTCATATACCTTTGGTATGGATAGGGTGACAGAATTTCTTCAAAAGCACGATCTTGATCTTGTTTGTCGTGCCCACCAG GTTGTTGAGGATGGATACGAGTTCTTTGCTGATAGACAACTCGTTACAATATTCTCGGCACCTAATTACTGTGGAGAATTTGACAATGCTGGAGCAATGATGAGCGTTGACGAGACTCTGATGTGCTCTTTCCAAATATTAAAGCCAGCTGAGAAGAAGCCTAAATTTGGATTTGGGAGTACAACTACAACTAAGCCGGCCACTCCGCAACCGAAAATGAAG GAAAGTATATCTCCCCTTTTCAGACCAAAGCAACAATATTAA
- the LOC140859916 gene encoding serine/threonine-protein phosphatase PP1 isozyme 3-like isoform X3, producing MDSAALDDIINRLLEVKGKPGKQVQLSESEIKQLCLQSKEIFLKQPNLLDLEAPIKICGDIHGQYSDLLRLFEYGGLPPKSNYLFLGDYVDRGKQSLETICLLLAYKIKYPENFFLLRGNHECASVNRIYGFYDECKRRFNVRLWKIFTDCFNCLPVAALIDEKILCMHGGLSPDLQDLEQVRNLHRPTDVPETGLLCDLLWSDPSKEVRGWGMNDRGVSYTFGMDRVTEFLQKHDLDLVCRAHQVVEDGYEFFADRQLVTIFSAPNYCGEFDNAGAMMSVDETLMCSFQILKPAEKKPKFGFGSTTTTKPATPQPKMKSFLGRKIG from the exons ATGGATTCAGCGGCACTTGATGACATAATCAACCGTTTGCTGGAGGTGAAAGGGAAGCCTGGGAAGCAGGTTCAGCTTTCCGAGTCAGAGATCAAGCAGCTTTGTTTGCAGTCCAAAGAGATTTTCTTGAAACAGCCTAATCTCCTCGACCTCGAGGCACCCATTAAGATCTGCG GGGATATTCATGGTCAATATTCTGATCTTCTCAGACTGTTCGAATATGGGGGGTTGCCGCCGAAGTCTAATTACTTATTCTTGGGGGATTATGTAGATCGTGGAAAGCAAAGTTTAGAAACAATTTGCCTTCTACTCgcctataaaataaaatatcctgAAAATTTCTTCTTGCTAAGGGGCAACCATGAATGTGCATCGGTGAATCGTATATATGGATTTTATGACGAGTGCAAAAGAAGATTTAACGTACGACTGTGGAAAATATTTACGGATTGTTTTAACTGTCTACCTGTTGCGGCTCTAATAGATGAAAAGATATTGTGCATGCATGGAGGACTTTCTCCTGATCTGCAAGATTTGGAGCAAGTTAGAAATCTACATCGTCCTACTGATGTTCCTGAAACTGGTTTATTATGCGATCTTCTTTGGTCTGATCCGAGTAAAGAAGTCCGGGGATGGGGTATGAATGATAGGGGAGTGTCATATACCTTTGGTATGGATAGGGTGACAGAATTTCTTCAAAAGCACGATCTTGATCTTGTTTGTCGTGCCCACCAG GTTGTTGAGGATGGATACGAGTTCTTTGCTGATAGACAACTCGTTACAATATTCTCGGCACCTAATTACTGTGGAGAATTTGACAATGCTGGAGCAATGATGAGCGTTGACGAGACTCTGATGTGCTCTTTCCAAATATTAAAGCCAGCTGAGAAGAAGCCTAAATTTGGATTTGGGAGTACAACTACAACTAAGCCGGCCACTCCGCAACCGAAAATGAAG TCATTTCTTGGTAGAAAAATAGGATGA
- the LOC140859916 gene encoding serine/threonine-protein phosphatase PP1 isozyme 3-like isoform X1, protein MDSAALDDIINRLLEVKGKPGKQVQLSESEIKQLCLQSKEIFLKQPNLLDLEAPIKICGDIHGQYSDLLRLFEYGGLPPKSNYLFLGDYVDRGKQSLETICLLLAYKIKYPENFFLLRGNHECASVNRIYGFYDECKRRFNVRLWKIFTDCFNCLPVAALIDEKILCMHGGLSPDLQDLEQVRNLHRPTDVPETGLLCDLLWSDPSKEVRGWGMNDRGVSYTFGMDRVTEFLQKHDLDLVCRAHQVVEDGYEFFADRQLVTIFSAPNYCGEFDNAGAMMSVDETLMCSFQILKPAEKKPKFGFGSTTTTKPATPQPKMKVQYYFYLILDTLVSQVMLNSEPIVNIPYTYLFH, encoded by the exons ATGGATTCAGCGGCACTTGATGACATAATCAACCGTTTGCTGGAGGTGAAAGGGAAGCCTGGGAAGCAGGTTCAGCTTTCCGAGTCAGAGATCAAGCAGCTTTGTTTGCAGTCCAAAGAGATTTTCTTGAAACAGCCTAATCTCCTCGACCTCGAGGCACCCATTAAGATCTGCG GGGATATTCATGGTCAATATTCTGATCTTCTCAGACTGTTCGAATATGGGGGGTTGCCGCCGAAGTCTAATTACTTATTCTTGGGGGATTATGTAGATCGTGGAAAGCAAAGTTTAGAAACAATTTGCCTTCTACTCgcctataaaataaaatatcctgAAAATTTCTTCTTGCTAAGGGGCAACCATGAATGTGCATCGGTGAATCGTATATATGGATTTTATGACGAGTGCAAAAGAAGATTTAACGTACGACTGTGGAAAATATTTACGGATTGTTTTAACTGTCTACCTGTTGCGGCTCTAATAGATGAAAAGATATTGTGCATGCATGGAGGACTTTCTCCTGATCTGCAAGATTTGGAGCAAGTTAGAAATCTACATCGTCCTACTGATGTTCCTGAAACTGGTTTATTATGCGATCTTCTTTGGTCTGATCCGAGTAAAGAAGTCCGGGGATGGGGTATGAATGATAGGGGAGTGTCATATACCTTTGGTATGGATAGGGTGACAGAATTTCTTCAAAAGCACGATCTTGATCTTGTTTGTCGTGCCCACCAG GTTGTTGAGGATGGATACGAGTTCTTTGCTGATAGACAACTCGTTACAATATTCTCGGCACCTAATTACTGTGGAGAATTTGACAATGCTGGAGCAATGATGAGCGTTGACGAGACTCTGATGTGCTCTTTCCAAATATTAAAGCCAGCTGAGAAGAAGCCTAAATTTGGATTTGGGAGTACAACTACAACTAAGCCGGCCACTCCGCAACCGAAAATGAAGGTACAATATTACTTCTACTTGATACTTGACACACTAGTTTCACAGGTTATGCTGAACAGTGAACCCATTGTAAATATACCATATACCTATTTATTTCATTAA
- the LOC140867135 gene encoding phosphoenolpyruvate carboxylase kinase 2-like, with protein sequence MNKQLDRDYTVCEEIGRGRYGVVFRCLSAATAECFALKSIDKRLIQHDADDSHCLRNEAKLMRLVSDHPNVLPVFDVYEDDDSVYIVLEYCGSSDLYQRITARPVFSEEEAHRVMVPLMDAIAHCHRRGVSHRDIKPDNILFNNYNQLKLADFGSAEYFHSGIPMSGIVGTPYYVAPEVVAGRDYNEKVDVWSAGVILYIMLAGIPPFYGDSAKDIFEAVSRANLRFPKSVFGLVSSEAKNLLRKMLCKDVCTRFSAEEVLKHPWMIDGGDTIPVCFQP encoded by the exons ATGAACAAACAGCTAGACAGAGACTACACAGTGTGCGAGGAGATTGGTCGGGGCAGATACGGCGTCGTTTTCAGGTGCCTCTCCGCCGCGACGGCGGAATGCTTCGCCCTGAAGTCCATCGACAAGCGCCTCATCCAACACGACGCCGACGATAGCCACTGTCTTCGCAACGAGGCCAAGCTCATGCGCCTCGTCTCCGATCATCCCAATGTGCTCCCTGTTTTCGATGTTTACGAGGACGATGATTCTGTCTATATTGTGTTGGAGTATTGCGGttcctcggatctctatcaacGGATCACTGCCCGACCCGTTTTCTCTGAGGAAGAAGCCCACCGTGTTATG GTGCCATTAATGGACGCCATAGCTCATTGCCACCGCCGTGGAGTATCCCACCGCGACATCAAACCGGACAACATTCTGTTCAACAACTACAACCAGCTGAAGCTGGCCGATTTTGGGTCGGCTGAGTATTTCCACAGCGGGATTCCAATGTCCGGCATTGTGGGGACACCGTACTATGTCGCCCCAGAGGTGGTGGCAGGCAGGGACTATAATGAAAAAGTCGATGTGTGGAGTGCAGGTGTCATTTTGTACATAATGTTGGCCGGGATCCCTCCTTTTTACGGGGACTCGGCGAAAGACATCTTTGAAGCTGTGAGCAGGGCGAATTTGAGATTCCCCAAGAGCGTTTTCGGGTTGGTTTCGTCTGAAGCCAAGAATTTGTTGAGAAAGATGCTTTGCAAGGATGTGTGCACAAGGTTTTCCGCCGAGGAAGTTCTGA AGCATCCATGGATGATCGACGGCGGAGACACCATACCGGTGTGTTTTCAACCTTAA
- the LOC140860048 gene encoding cryptochrome-1-like yields MESNCKSIVWFRRDLRIEDNPALAAAARDGSVLPVFIWCPKEEGQYLPGRVSRWWLKQSLIHLEQSLKSLGAELVLIKAQSTLSALLDCISAVGATKVVFNHLYDPVSLVRDHNIKQKLSDMGVGVQSYNGELLHEPWEIYNDDGNAFTTFNAFWNKCSDMQMEPATHIPPCQLVPAAGKVENCSIEALGLEDESEKSSNALLGRGWSPGWTNSDKAFTEFVENHLLNYSKDRLRVGGNCTSLMSPYLHFGESSVRKVFQCVRMKQIVWKNEQNSVGEESANLFLKAIGLREYSRYICFNYPFTHERSLRGNLKFFPWNIDQARFKAWRQGRTGYPLVDAGMRELWATGWIHNRIRVIVSSFFVKFLLLPWQWGMKYFWDTLLDADLESDILGWQYISGSLPDGHEIERMDSPQVQGFKFDPDGEYVRQWLPELARIPTEWIHHPWDAPLTVLTSAGVDLGSNYPNPIVDVDSARVGLTEAISIMHRNEAAANTNGTDEVVFDNSETYASSSIPNVVVKGRTPFSAISSYDQRVPSMQNSRSKKRQERGKDEGNLHGRSDGSKMEEDLCSTAESSSNKKRPTSSRYSFSVPQCGSTVSKGSSAQVQDSSDPMDRWQDEIDSGKMMNENGSTHLHASRDQEEERS; encoded by the exons ATGGAAAGTAATTGCAAAAGCATAGTGTGGTTTAGGAGGGATTTGAGGATCGAAGACAATCCTGCTTTAGCTGCTGCTGCTAGGGATGGGAGTGTATTACCAGTTTTTATATGGTGTCCTAAAGAAGAAGGCCAATATTTACCCGGTCGAGTTTCACGTTGGTGGCTTAAGCAATCTCTTATTCATTTGGAGCAATCTTTGAAATCTCTCGGGGCCGAATTGGTGCTGATCAAAGCACAGAGCACTCTTTCTGCTCTATTGGATTGCATAAGTGCTGTTGGGGCTACAAAAGTCGTATTTAACCATCTCTATG ATCCTGTTTCACTTGTCCGTGATCAcaatattaaacaaaagttGAGTGATATGGGAGTTGGTGTTCAAAGCTACAACGGTGAGCTATTGCACGAGCCCTGGGAAATATACAATGATGATGGAAATGCTTTTACAACATTTAACGCGTTTTGGAATAAATGCTCAGACATGCAAATGGAACCTGCTACACATATTCCTCCCTGCCAATTGGTTCCAGCTGCAG GAAAAGTTGAGAATTGTTCTATTGAGGCATTGGGTCTTGAAGATGAATCAGAAAAGTCGAGTAATGCTTTACTGGGAAGGGGTTGGTCACCAGGTTGGACCAATTCTGACAAGGCTTTTACCGAATTCGTAGAAAATCATCTGCTCAACTACTCGAAAGATAGGCTCAGGGTTGGGGGGAACTGCACGTCCCTCATGTCCCCGTACCTTCATTTTGGGGAGTCAAGTGTAAGAAAAGTTTTCCAGTGTGTACGAATGAAACAAATAGTTTGGAAAAACGAACAAAATTCAGTTGGGGAAGAGAGTGCAAATCTTTTTCTCAAGGCCATTGGATTAAGAGAGTATTCCagatatatatgttttaattaCCCATTTACTCATGAGAGATCGTTGCGGGGCAACCTGAAATTTTTTCCCTGGAACATTGACCAAGCACGATTCAAGGCTTGGCGACAGGGTCGAACTGGTTATCCACTAGTTGATGCTGGAATGAGAGAGCTCTGGGCTACTGGATGGATTCACAATAGGATAAGAGTGATAGTTTCAAGCTTCTTTGTGAAGTTTCTTCTCCTACCATGGCAATGGGGGATGAAGTATTTCTGGGATACGCTTCTGGATGCAGACCTGGAAAGTGATATCCTGGGATGGCAATACATCTCCGGAAGTTTGCCTGATGGGCATGAAATAGAGCGAATGGATAGCCCGCAG GTTCAGGGATTCAAGTTTGATCCAGATGGTGAATACGTGAGGCAGTGGTTACCCGAGTTAGCACGAATCCCAACCGAGTGGATTCATCATCCATGGGACGCTCCTCTTACCGTGCTCACATCTGCCGGCGTAGACTTGGGGTCCAACTACCCTAACCCTATAGTCGACGTAGATTCGGCAAGGGTTGGCCTAACAGAAGCCATATCAATCATGCACAGGAACGAAGCAGCAGCAAACACCAATGGAACAGACGAAGTCGTCTTTGATAACTCTGAGACCTACGCCAGTTCGTCCATCCCTAACGTGGTTGTGAAGGGACGGACTCCGTTTTCAGCCATTTCATCTTACGACCAAAGGGTGCCGTCTATGCAGAATTCAAGAAGCAAGAAGAGACAGGAACGGGGCAAAGATGAAGGGAATTTGCATGGAAGAAGCGATGGCTCGAAAATGGAGGAGGATTTGTGCTCCACAGCTGAATCTTCTTCGAATAAAAAACGGCCAACCAGCAGTAGATATTCATTCTCTGTTCCCCAATGTGGTTCGACAGTATCCAAGGGCTCATCAGCACAGGTTCAAGATTCCTCTGATCCCATGGACAGATGGCAAGACGAAATCGACTCCGGAAAGATGATGAATGAAAATG GATCCACGCATTTGCATGCTTCAAGAGATCAAGAGGAGGAAAGATCATAG
- the LOC140860305 gene encoding actin-depolymerizing factor isoform X1: MNFFFRYFLFFFPFFFPFGVYIFSICCTIISSTVAMSFRGVGRNASSGMGVADHCKTTYMELQRKKVHRYVIFKIEEKKSEVVVEKTGSLAESYEDFTASLPENDCRYAVYDFDYVTSENCQKSKIFFIAWSPSTSRIRAKMLYATSKERFRRELEGIHYEIQATDPTEMNLEVIKERAS; encoded by the exons ATGAATTTCTTCTTCCGgtactttttatttttctttcccTTTTTTTTCCCTTTCGGTGTTTACATTTTCTCCATTTGCTGTACAATAATCTCCTCAACTGTGGCCATGTCGTTCCGTGGAGTAGGG AGAAATGCATCCTCCGGGATGGGTGTCGCTGATCACTGCAAAACCACGTACATGGAACTGCAACGGAAGAAGGTACACCGCTATGTAATTTTCAAgattgaagaaaagaaaagtgaAGTTGTGGTCGAGAAGACCGGCAGCCTGGCTGAGAGCTACGAAGATTTCACTGCATCTCTTCCCGAGAATGACTGCCGATATGCTGTTTATGACTTCGATTATGTGACTTCTGAGAACTGCCAAAAGAGCAAGATCTTCTTTATAGCATG GTCTCCTTCCACCTCTCGGATCCGTGCAAAGATGCTCTACGCCACATCCAAGGAAAGGTTTAGGAGGGAACTGGAAGGTATACATTATGAAATTCAGGCAACCGACCCTACTGAAATGAACCTTGAAGTGATCAAGGAACGTGCTAGTTGA
- the LOC140860305 gene encoding actin-depolymerizing factor isoform X2: protein MGVADHCKTTYMELQRKKVHRYVIFKIEEKKSEVVVEKTGSLAESYEDFTASLPENDCRYAVYDFDYVTSENCQKSKIFFIAWSPSTSRIRAKMLYATSKERFRRELEGIHYEIQATDPTEMNLEVIKERAS, encoded by the exons ATGGGTGTCGCTGATCACTGCAAAACCACGTACATGGAACTGCAACGGAAGAAGGTACACCGCTATGTAATTTTCAAgattgaagaaaagaaaagtgaAGTTGTGGTCGAGAAGACCGGCAGCCTGGCTGAGAGCTACGAAGATTTCACTGCATCTCTTCCCGAGAATGACTGCCGATATGCTGTTTATGACTTCGATTATGTGACTTCTGAGAACTGCCAAAAGAGCAAGATCTTCTTTATAGCATG GTCTCCTTCCACCTCTCGGATCCGTGCAAAGATGCTCTACGCCACATCCAAGGAAAGGTTTAGGAGGGAACTGGAAGGTATACATTATGAAATTCAGGCAACCGACCCTACTGAAATGAACCTTGAAGTGATCAAGGAACGTGCTAGTTGA
- the LOC140865896 gene encoding uncharacterized protein, with protein sequence MELKGHGGFNNPKALLSSQLKRREKLLDELRSVEKQVYELETNYLQETNILGNALKGFDGFLTSSKNTSHLKRSRKFQLQDRVFSLSSVTSPAADELKAGREDGKLDVVQSRPKGGGLTASTQGKPKKGRAGQRDVKKMRLSSELDPDDEEDLDMR encoded by the exons ATGGAGTTAAAAG GGCACGGAGGATTCAATAATCCCAAAGCCCTGCTCTCCTCTCAATTGAAGAGGAGGGAAAAGCTTCTGGACGAACTTAGAAGCGTTGAAAAACag GTATACGAACTGGAGACAAACTATTTGCAAGAAACCAACATTCTTGGGAATGCCTTGAAAGGTTTTGATGGATTTCTTACTTCATCGAAGAATACGTCTCA CTTAAAAAGATCCAGAAAGTTTCAGCTTCAGGATAGGGTATTTTCATTGTCCTCGGTGACTTCACCTGCG GCGGATGAGCTGAAAGCTGGAAGAGAAG ATGGAAAATTGGATGTGGTTCAAAGTCGGCCCAAGGGTGGAGGTTTAACCGCCTCTACACA GGGAAAACCAAAGAAGGGAAGGGCAGGGCAGAGGGATGTAAAGAAAATGAGGCTTTCAAGTGAGTTGGATCCAGATGATGAGGAGGATCTGGATATGAGATAG